A single window of Modestobacter italicus DNA harbors:
- a CDS encoding ABC transporter ATP-binding protein → MSLLELEDVTASYGHAQVLHGISFSLPENGATGLLGANGAGKTTTLRAISGTVRTTGRILFEGRDISGLGPDRTAHLGIAHVPEGRGTLGQLSVRENLLVGAYQRKDRKQIATDVDYVLDLFPNLQERVRSNAAALSGGEQQMLAVGRAFMAKPRVILLDEASLGLAPSTARRVYDAVVRLRREAQVSMVVVEQNANLAFSVVDDATVLETGRVALHGSRDELMGMDAVRRAYLGG, encoded by the coding sequence ATGAGTCTGCTTGAGCTCGAGGACGTCACCGCGTCCTACGGTCACGCGCAGGTCCTGCACGGGATCTCGTTCTCGCTGCCGGAGAACGGGGCGACCGGGCTGCTGGGCGCCAACGGTGCCGGCAAGACGACCACGCTGCGCGCGATCAGCGGGACGGTGCGCACCACCGGCCGGATCCTGTTCGAGGGCCGCGACATCAGCGGCCTGGGACCGGACCGGACGGCGCACCTGGGCATCGCGCACGTGCCGGAGGGCCGGGGCACGCTGGGCCAGCTCAGCGTGCGGGAGAACCTGCTCGTCGGCGCCTACCAGCGCAAGGACCGCAAGCAGATCGCGACCGACGTCGACTACGTCCTCGACCTGTTCCCCAACCTGCAGGAGCGGGTGAGGTCGAACGCCGCGGCGCTGTCCGGCGGCGAGCAGCAGATGCTGGCGGTCGGCCGCGCGTTCATGGCCAAGCCGCGGGTGATCCTGCTCGACGAGGCCTCGCTCGGGCTCGCCCCGAGCACGGCCCGCCGGGTGTACGACGCCGTCGTCCGGCTGCGCCGCGAGGCGCAGGTGTCGATGGTCGTCGTCGAGCAGAACGCGAACCTCGCGTTCTCGGTGGTGGACGACGCCACGGTGCTGGAGACGGGGCGGGTCGCGCTGCACGGCAGCCGGGACGAGCTCATGGGCATGGACGCCGTTCGCCGCGCGTACCTGGGGGGTTAG
- the ligM gene encoding vanillate/3-O-methylgallate O-demethylase codes for MTAKNLQELLDQTGDTVGMLRNSQIGTYIYPVVPSEFTNWRREQKAWRETAVLFDQSHHMYNTWISGPDALKLISDTGINSVANFPVNMAKQFVPVSPEGGVIGDGILFHLSEDEYVFVGRAPVANWLEFQGSKGYDVEVRNDPRSSSRPYGKAVSRDVWRFQIQGPNAWPVIEKLHGGDLEQLKFFRMSEMNIGGEKVRTLRHGMAGAPGLEIWGPYESYEKVRDTILEAGAEFGLEPCGSRAYSSNTLESGWIPSPLPAIYTADELREYREWLPANGYEATNALAGSFVSDKIEDYYLNPWELGYGSFVKFDHDFIGREALEAIDPATQRRKVTLAWNDEDLTKVLGGIVAPAPGYQVFDLPNANYGSSNFDSVIDADGTVVGASLFTGYSANERKGLSLATVDPNVPVGAEVRVVWGEPDGGSGKSNVEPHEQFAVRAVVSPAPYAETARTEYHGGWRSAAAS; via the coding sequence ATGACCGCGAAGAACCTGCAGGAGCTCCTCGACCAGACCGGTGACACCGTCGGGATGCTGCGCAACTCCCAGATCGGCACCTACATCTACCCGGTGGTGCCCTCCGAGTTCACCAACTGGCGCCGCGAGCAGAAGGCCTGGCGGGAGACCGCCGTGCTCTTCGACCAGTCACACCACATGTACAACACCTGGATCTCCGGTCCGGACGCGCTGAAGCTGATCTCCGACACCGGCATCAACAGCGTGGCCAACTTCCCGGTCAACATGGCCAAGCAGTTCGTCCCGGTCTCGCCCGAGGGCGGGGTCATCGGTGACGGGATCCTGTTCCACCTGTCCGAGGACGAGTACGTCTTCGTCGGCCGGGCCCCGGTCGCCAACTGGCTGGAGTTCCAGGGGTCGAAGGGCTACGACGTCGAGGTCCGCAACGACCCGCGCTCGTCCTCGCGGCCGTACGGCAAGGCCGTGAGCCGCGACGTGTGGCGGTTCCAGATCCAGGGCCCGAACGCCTGGCCGGTGATCGAGAAGCTGCACGGCGGCGACCTGGAGCAGCTGAAGTTCTTCCGCATGTCCGAGATGAACATCGGCGGCGAGAAGGTGCGCACCCTGCGGCACGGCATGGCCGGCGCCCCGGGCCTGGAGATCTGGGGCCCGTACGAGTCCTACGAGAAGGTGCGCGACACCATCCTCGAGGCGGGTGCGGAGTTCGGGCTGGAGCCGTGCGGCTCCCGCGCCTACTCCTCCAACACCCTCGAGTCGGGCTGGATCCCCTCGCCGCTGCCGGCGATCTACACCGCCGACGAGCTGCGCGAGTACCGCGAGTGGCTCCCGGCCAACGGGTACGAGGCGACCAACGCGCTGGCCGGCAGCTTCGTCTCCGACAAGATCGAGGACTACTACCTCAACCCGTGGGAGCTCGGCTACGGCTCGTTCGTGAAGTTCGACCACGACTTCATCGGCCGTGAGGCGCTGGAGGCCATCGACCCGGCCACCCAGCGGCGCAAGGTCACCCTCGCCTGGAACGACGAGGACCTGACGAAGGTGCTGGGCGGGATCGTGGCCCCGGCTCCGGGGTACCAGGTGTTCGACCTGCCCAACGCCAACTACGGGTCGTCGAACTTCGACTCGGTCATCGACGCCGACGGCACCGTGGTCGGTGCGTCGCTGTTCACCGGCTACAGCGCCAACGAGCGCAAGGGGCTGTCGCTGGCCACGGTCGACCCGAACGTGCCGGTCGGCGCCGAGGTCCGGGTCGTCTGGGGCGAGCCGGACGGCGGCAGCGGGAAGTCGAACGTCGAACCGCACGAGCAGTTCGCCGTGCGCGCCGTGGTGAGCCCGGCCCCGTACGCGGAGACCGCCCGGACCGAGTACCACGGCGGCTGGCGCAGCGCGGCCGCCAGCTGA
- a CDS encoding branched-chain amino acid ABC transporter permease: protein MSYFIQVVVDGLSNGAIYAAIALAIVLVYRATALINFAQGGMAVAATFVAYALTQAGVPVLLALIAAVVFGFVLGALLERGVMRHFEGGDPDTAVVATIALLVILSGASAFFFGYEPHPFPSLFPNKTIGVLGVFVSLRSIGTIAVLLVVMVGLQLLFQGTKLGLAMRAVADNPRSSALSGLPVSRLLMIGWGLAAALGAIAGVLVAPQLFISPGMLDFVLVYALASAILGGLDSPIGAVVAAAFIGVIENLAGAYLDFIGDDLKIAVPFIAVIVILVVRPQGLFGRKVTVRV from the coding sequence GTGTCGTACTTCATCCAAGTCGTGGTCGACGGGCTGTCGAACGGCGCGATCTACGCCGCGATCGCCCTCGCCATCGTGCTGGTCTACCGGGCCACCGCCCTGATCAACTTCGCCCAGGGCGGCATGGCCGTGGCGGCCACCTTCGTGGCCTACGCGCTGACCCAGGCCGGGGTGCCCGTCCTGCTCGCGCTCATCGCGGCGGTCGTCTTCGGGTTCGTCCTCGGTGCGCTGCTCGAGCGGGGGGTGATGCGGCACTTCGAGGGTGGCGACCCGGACACCGCGGTGGTGGCCACCATCGCCCTGCTGGTGATCCTGTCGGGTGCGTCGGCGTTCTTCTTCGGCTACGAGCCGCACCCGTTCCCGTCGCTGTTCCCCAACAAGACCATCGGCGTGCTCGGGGTGTTCGTGAGCCTGCGGTCGATCGGCACGATCGCGGTGCTGCTCGTGGTGATGGTGGGGCTGCAGCTGCTGTTCCAGGGGACCAAGCTCGGGCTGGCCATGCGAGCGGTCGCCGACAACCCCCGGTCGTCGGCGCTGTCCGGCCTGCCGGTCAGCCGGCTCCTGATGATCGGCTGGGGCCTGGCCGCCGCGCTCGGTGCGATCGCCGGGGTGCTGGTCGCCCCGCAGCTGTTCATCAGCCCCGGGATGCTCGACTTCGTGCTGGTCTACGCGCTGGCGTCGGCCATCCTCGGCGGCCTCGACTCGCCGATCGGCGCCGTCGTGGCGGCCGCCTTCATCGGCGTCATCGAGAACCTCGCCGGCGCCTACCTCGACTTCATCGGCGACGACCTGAAGATCGCGGTGCCGTTCATCGCGGTGATCGTGATCCTCGTCGTCCGGCCGCAGGGGCTCTTCGGACGAAAGGTCACGGTGCGCGTCTGA
- a CDS encoding ABC transporter substrate-binding protein, protein MTKTRNAARASGVVATVSIAALLVSGCTRDSTAGGPGADDSASPGITDDSISIGISSPLSGATAGPGSCTIAGLDAYIEAKNAAGGFEFGDGKTRTVDFTYLDDVYDPAKAVSNFRQLLNDNIFAYVGALGTPTNAAVMPIAEEEEVPQVLLTTGARTFSNDQEAHPWTTGFVPTYATEGRAFGELLANANQPLTVATLAQNDDFGESYLDGLNEAIEGSQVQIVASATYEPTDTTLDAQVTELAASKADVLLSAVSVTPLQVGVLTKAQSLGWLPRIFLPSNTSTPGTILQPGGAAAYPAVYTPSFSKNPNSPAFANDEDVKAYLDAFEKYGSKIATTYTPHCAWSYAEGAVLDEAFQGMEEPTREAFMTSLKSISGFQAPLLLDGITVDTTTDDDAAIADVQLVQYDGQAAFKPVTAY, encoded by the coding sequence ATGACGAAGACCCGAAACGCGGCGCGTGCCAGTGGCGTGGTCGCCACTGTCAGCATCGCTGCGCTGCTCGTCTCCGGGTGCACCCGGGACAGCACCGCCGGCGGCCCCGGCGCGGACGACTCGGCCAGCCCCGGCATCACCGACGACTCGATCAGCATCGGCATCAGCAGCCCGCTCAGCGGCGCGACCGCCGGTCCCGGCTCCTGCACCATCGCCGGGCTGGACGCCTACATCGAGGCCAAGAACGCCGCCGGCGGGTTCGAGTTCGGCGACGGCAAGACCCGCACGGTCGACTTCACCTACCTCGACGACGTCTACGACCCGGCGAAGGCGGTGTCCAACTTCCGCCAGCTGCTCAACGACAACATCTTCGCCTACGTCGGGGCGCTCGGGACGCCGACCAACGCGGCCGTGATGCCGATCGCCGAGGAGGAGGAGGTGCCCCAGGTCCTGCTGACCACCGGTGCCCGCACGTTCTCCAACGACCAGGAGGCGCACCCCTGGACGACGGGCTTCGTGCCCACCTACGCCACCGAGGGCCGCGCGTTCGGCGAGCTGCTGGCCAACGCCAACCAGCCGCTGACCGTGGCCACCCTCGCCCAGAACGACGACTTCGGCGAGAGCTACCTGGACGGCCTGAACGAGGCCATCGAGGGCAGCCAGGTGCAGATCGTCGCCTCCGCCACCTACGAGCCGACCGACACGACGCTCGACGCCCAGGTGACCGAGCTCGCGGCGAGCAAGGCCGACGTGCTGCTGAGCGCGGTCTCGGTGACCCCGCTGCAGGTCGGCGTGCTCACCAAGGCGCAGTCCCTCGGCTGGCTGCCGCGGATCTTCCTGCCGTCCAACACCTCGACGCCGGGGACCATCCTGCAGCCCGGTGGCGCGGCGGCCTACCCGGCCGTGTACACGCCGTCGTTCTCCAAGAACCCGAACTCGCCGGCGTTCGCCAACGACGAGGACGTGAAGGCCTACCTCGACGCGTTCGAGAAGTACGGCTCGAAGATCGCCACGACGTACACCCCGCACTGCGCGTGGAGCTACGCCGAGGGCGCCGTGCTCGACGAGGCGTTCCAGGGCATGGAGGAGCCGACCCGCGAGGCGTTCATGACCTCGCTGAAGTCGATCAGCGGCTTCCAGGCGCCGCTGCTGCTCGACGGCATCACGGTCGACACCACCACGGACGACGACGCCGCCATCGCCGACGTCCAGCTGGTCCAGTACGACGGTCAGGCGGCCTTCAAGCCGGTCACCGCCTACTGA
- a CDS encoding branched-chain amino acid ABC transporter permease: MATSTASPATTSTTAPRATSRWKGVALVGVLAIALVVAPLVSSPYVNYQLSSIAVFAVAILGLNIVMGYTGQVSLGQSAFLGLGAYIAAYGILHDWPGPLTLLLCAVVPAVVGMLVALAAARLRGLALAMITLALPIVGVPLARRFDEFTGGSQGQVVSWLRAPESSGLANDQWRYYVVVLIAVVAFALARNLVRGRIGRSFAIVKENEAVALSMGVSPYRTKVLAFTIASLLGGVSGFMYLAVVQYTSPETLVFATSINLVAAMVIGGSASIVGTALGAVYYVLVPVLAGQVNSSRTALISGVVLLAVLFLLPAGLVSLPRRLARLRSSRRRPAHPPAHPTTSDEAAQTASAPTAATTDQHS, encoded by the coding sequence ATGGCCACCAGCACGGCGTCCCCCGCCACCACCAGCACCACCGCCCCGCGCGCGACCTCCCGCTGGAAGGGCGTCGCCCTCGTCGGGGTGCTCGCGATCGCGCTCGTCGTCGCCCCGCTGGTGTCCAGCCCCTACGTCAACTACCAGCTCTCCAGCATCGCGGTGTTCGCGGTGGCGATCCTCGGCCTCAACATCGTGATGGGCTACACCGGCCAGGTGTCGCTGGGCCAGAGCGCCTTCCTCGGGCTCGGGGCCTACATCGCGGCGTACGGGATCCTGCACGACTGGCCGGGGCCGCTGACGCTGCTGCTGTGCGCGGTGGTCCCGGCGGTGGTCGGGATGCTCGTGGCGCTCGCCGCGGCCCGGCTGCGCGGGCTCGCGCTGGCCATGATCACCCTCGCCCTGCCGATCGTCGGGGTCCCGCTGGCCCGCCGGTTCGACGAGTTCACCGGCGGCTCGCAGGGGCAGGTGGTCAGCTGGCTGCGGGCACCGGAGTCCAGCGGCCTGGCCAACGACCAGTGGCGCTACTACGTCGTCGTGCTCATCGCCGTCGTCGCGTTCGCGCTGGCCCGCAACCTGGTCCGGGGCCGCATCGGCCGCTCGTTCGCCATCGTCAAGGAGAACGAGGCGGTGGCGCTGTCCATGGGCGTCTCGCCGTACCGGACCAAGGTGCTGGCCTTCACGATCGCGTCCCTGCTGGGCGGCGTGTCCGGGTTCATGTACCTGGCCGTCGTGCAGTACACGTCGCCGGAGACCCTGGTCTTCGCCACGTCGATCAACCTGGTCGCCGCGATGGTCATCGGCGGGTCGGCGAGCATCGTCGGCACGGCGCTCGGCGCCGTGTACTACGTGCTCGTGCCGGTGCTCGCCGGTCAGGTGAACTCCTCCCGCACCGCGCTGATCTCCGGCGTGGTCCTGCTCGCGGTGCTGTTCCTGCTCCCCGCCGGCCTGGTGTCCCTGCCGCGCCGGCTGGCCCGGCTGCGGAGCTCCCGCCGGCGCCCGGCGCACCCACCGGCCCACCCCACGACCTCCGACGAGGCGGCGCAGACCGCGTCCGCCCCGACGGCAGCCACCACCGACCAGCACTCGTGA
- a CDS encoding LLM class flavin-dependent oxidoreductase: MRPGPDGDAEPIPLHVSVRQRPHPPLWYPTSNPASIPRLGEEGYNVVFGFGFFSPPLATVREQSRLFFDRFRASRERGTVRYGLPGVTPRFGMMRHVLVAPTDEEALDLLRPAFADHHTSFTHLWRLHGDARHSGPLDVDQLLAEGKLYAGSPETVSRQVAEAVTVGEVNHVAGSFAWGSLDPEASLRSVRLFRDEVVPAVREVAAGVGV; this comes from the coding sequence GTGCGCCCGGGGCCGGACGGCGACGCCGAGCCGATCCCGCTGCACGTGTCGGTGCGCCAGCGGCCGCACCCGCCGCTGTGGTACCCGACGTCCAACCCCGCCTCGATCCCGCGGCTGGGGGAGGAGGGCTACAACGTGGTCTTCGGCTTCGGGTTCTTCTCCCCGCCGCTGGCCACCGTCCGGGAGCAGAGCCGGCTCTTCTTCGACCGCTTCCGGGCCTCCCGCGAGCGCGGGACGGTGCGGTACGGCCTCCCCGGCGTGACGCCGCGGTTCGGGATGATGCGGCACGTGCTGGTCGCGCCGACCGACGAGGAGGCGCTGGACCTGCTCCGGCCGGCCTTCGCCGACCACCACACCTCCTTCACCCACCTCTGGCGGCTGCACGGCGACGCGCGGCACAGCGGACCGCTGGACGTCGACCAGCTGCTCGCCGAGGGCAAGCTGTACGCGGGGTCGCCGGAGACGGTGTCCCGGCAGGTCGCCGAGGCCGTCACGGTCGGCGAGGTCAACCACGTCGCCGGCTCCTTCGCCTGGGGGTCGCTGGACCCGGAGGCGTCGCTGCGCTCGGTCCGGCTGTTCCGCGACGAGGTGGTCCCCGCCGTGCGCGAGGTCGCCGCCGGGGTCGGGGTCTGA
- a CDS encoding aminomethyltransferase family protein produces the protein MPSSESLAAALARAGSPVELLRNLAFPPSTFPVQPEFTNWRTEQRSWLESCALLDQSHHMHDLFVTGPDALRLFSDLAVNSFAGFGPGKAKQFVAVAPDGHLIGDAILFHLDEGSFDLVGHPMVLDWVTFHLERGSYDATAERDPNSALRASGPPTLYRYELQGPTALALLEQVTGAPVPDARFFSMAEFTIAGRRARALRHGMAGQPGFELFGPWADGEAVLAALLEAGADHGLVRVGAKAYSTANLGSGWVPAPMAALFGDDPLMAEYREWLPLSKVGSIGGSLDSSDVRDWYLTPYDVGYGKTVKFDHDFVGRAALEQLAQTPPPRTKVTLVWDADDVTAAIGSLYRPGPGAKYIEMPKARYATHHEDLVLKDGERVGVSLDCGYLANERQMVSLATVDTALAEPGTEVTVVWGEQPVSAKPAVEDHQQVRIRAVVAPCPYDARDTYRAR, from the coding sequence ATGCCGTCGTCCGAGAGCCTCGCGGCCGCGCTCGCCCGAGCGGGCAGCCCGGTCGAGCTCCTCCGCAACCTGGCCTTCCCGCCGAGCACCTTCCCGGTGCAGCCGGAGTTCACCAACTGGCGGACCGAGCAGCGGTCGTGGCTGGAGAGCTGCGCACTGCTCGACCAGTCGCACCACATGCACGACCTGTTCGTCACCGGCCCCGACGCGCTGCGGCTGTTCAGCGACCTCGCCGTCAACAGCTTCGCCGGCTTCGGCCCCGGCAAGGCCAAGCAGTTCGTCGCCGTCGCCCCCGACGGCCACCTGATCGGCGACGCCATCCTCTTCCACCTGGACGAGGGCTCCTTCGACCTGGTGGGGCACCCGATGGTGCTGGACTGGGTGACCTTCCACCTCGAGCGCGGCAGCTACGACGCGACCGCTGAGCGGGACCCGAACTCCGCGCTCCGCGCCTCCGGACCCCCGACGCTGTACCGGTACGAACTGCAGGGCCCCACCGCCCTGGCGCTCCTCGAGCAGGTGACCGGCGCCCCCGTGCCCGACGCGCGGTTCTTCAGCATGGCCGAGTTCACCATCGCCGGCCGGCGCGCACGCGCGCTGCGGCACGGGATGGCCGGCCAGCCGGGCTTCGAGCTCTTCGGCCCGTGGGCGGACGGCGAGGCGGTGCTGGCCGCGCTGCTGGAGGCCGGCGCGGACCACGGCCTGGTGCGGGTCGGCGCCAAGGCGTACTCGACGGCGAACCTCGGGTCGGGCTGGGTGCCCGCGCCGATGGCCGCGCTGTTCGGCGACGACCCGCTGATGGCCGAGTACCGCGAGTGGCTGCCGCTGTCGAAGGTCGGCTCCATCGGCGGCAGCCTCGACTCCTCCGACGTCCGCGACTGGTACCTGACCCCCTACGACGTCGGGTACGGCAAGACGGTCAAGTTCGACCACGACTTCGTCGGCCGCGCGGCCTTGGAGCAGCTGGCGCAGACCCCGCCGCCGCGGACCAAGGTCACCCTGGTGTGGGACGCCGACGACGTCACCGCCGCGATCGGCTCGCTGTACCGGCCGGGCCCGGGCGCGAAGTACATCGAGATGCCCAAGGCCCGCTACGCCACCCACCACGAGGACCTGGTCCTCAAGGACGGCGAGCGGGTGGGCGTCTCGCTGGACTGCGGCTACCTCGCCAACGAGCGTCAGATGGTCTCGCTGGCCACCGTCGACACCGCGCTGGCCGAGCCCGGCACAGAGGTGA
- a CDS encoding ABC transporter ATP-binding protein — MTTTTGTEAPDAALSVRDVSLRFGGITVLDGVSFDAPRGGILGLVGPNGAGKTSLFNCISGHYQPTAGSILVNGTETVRTRAWRMAQLGLARTFQHPALRLDATVLENVMLGAHSWLPGGPVSWSLRLPATRRQEREARATALELLDRTGLAWAASMPADELSHGLHKGVELCRALLSRPRLLLLDEPAAGLSHGEVEALIGTVREVRREFELTVVVVEHHMGLISALTDRVVVLDHGAKLMEGTAAEAQSDSRVVEAYLGKEAAADESA; from the coding sequence ATGACCACGACGACGGGAACCGAGGCGCCTGACGCCGCGCTCAGCGTGCGGGACGTGTCCCTGCGGTTCGGCGGCATCACCGTGCTCGACGGCGTCTCCTTCGACGCGCCGCGAGGCGGCATCCTCGGCCTCGTGGGGCCGAACGGTGCCGGGAAGACCTCGCTGTTCAACTGCATCAGCGGGCACTACCAGCCGACCGCCGGCTCGATCCTCGTCAACGGGACGGAGACGGTGCGGACCCGGGCCTGGCGGATGGCGCAGCTCGGGCTGGCCCGGACGTTCCAGCACCCGGCGCTGCGGCTCGACGCGACCGTGCTCGAGAACGTCATGCTCGGCGCCCACTCCTGGCTGCCGGGCGGGCCCGTCTCGTGGTCGCTGCGGCTGCCCGCCACCCGCCGGCAGGAGCGCGAGGCGCGCGCGACGGCGCTGGAGCTGCTCGACCGCACCGGCCTGGCCTGGGCCGCCTCGATGCCGGCCGACGAGCTCTCGCACGGGCTGCACAAGGGCGTCGAGTTGTGCCGCGCGCTGCTGTCCCGGCCCCGGCTGCTGCTGCTCGACGAGCCGGCGGCCGGCCTCTCGCACGGCGAGGTCGAGGCGCTGATCGGCACCGTCCGCGAGGTGCGCCGCGAGTTCGAGCTCACCGTCGTGGTCGTCGAGCACCACATGGGGCTGATCTCGGCGCTGACCGACCGGGTGGTCGTCCTCGACCACGGCGCCAAGTTGATGGAGGGCACGGCCGCGGAGGCGCAGTCGGACAGCCGCGTGGTCGAGGCATACCTGGGCAAGGAGGCCGCCGCAGATGAGTCTGCTTGA